TGGGAGGACGTGAGCCGGGCCGCCGGGCCGCTGGTCGCCCTGGACGCCGGGGGTGCCGACATGGCGGCCTTCCGCTGGCCGCGCGACGTCCGGCTGGTGCTGGGCGAGGAAGGCCAGGGCGTGCCCGCTACCCTGCCCGTCCAGCGCCTGTCCATCCCGACCACCGGGGCGGTGGAGTCCCTCAACGCCACCGTCGCGGCGAGCGTGGCGCTGTTCAGCCACTTCACCGCCAACCGCTGACCAGAAGGACCGAGGCGTGGGCATGAAAAAGGCGAGGGGAACGCCCCCTCGCCTCTTCGAACCGCCACCCGACGGACGCCCGATCAGCCCTGGCGGTAGTTCGGGGACTCGTTGGTGATGGTGATGTCGTGGACATGGCTTTCGCGCAGGCCCGCGTTGGTGATGCGGACGAACTCGCACTTCGCCTGCATTTCGGCGATGGACTGGCTGCCGGTGTAGCCCATGGCCGCGCGCAGGCCGCCGACGAGCTGGTGGATCACCGCCGACACCGGGCCTTTGTAGGGCACGCGGCCTTCGACGCCTTCCGGCACCAGCTTCATGGTCGAGACTTCCTGCTGGAAGTAGCGGTCGGCCGAGCCGCGGGCCATGGCGCCCACCGAGCCCATGCCGCGGTAGCTCTTGTAGGAGCGGCCCTGGTAGAGGATGACCTCGCCGGGGCTCTCGTCGGTGCCGGCGAACAGGCTGCCCAGCATCGCCACGCTGGCGCCCGCCGCGATGGCCTTGGCGAGGTCGCCCGAGAACTTGATGCCGCCGTCGGCGATCACCGGGATGCCCAGCTTCTCGCAGGCCTCGACCACGTCCATGATGGCGGTGAGCTGCGGAACGCCGACACCGGCGACGATGCGGGTGGTGCAGATGGAGCCGGGGCCGATACCGACCTTGACGGCGTCCGCGCCGGCATCGACCAGCGCCTTCGCCGCCTCGGCGGTCGCCACGTTGCCGGCGATCACCTGGGTGTAGTTGGACATGTTGCGCGCGGCGCGCACCTGATCCAGCACCTTCAGCGAGTGGCCGTGCGCGGTGTCGACCACCAGCACGTCCACGCCGGCGTCGAACAGCGCCTCGGCGCGGCGCAGCCCGTCCGATCCGGTGCCGGTGGCGGCGGCGACGCGCAGGCGGCCCTGGGCGTCCTTGCAGGCGTTGGGATAGGCCTGCGCCTTCTCCATGTCCTTCACCGTGACGAGGCCGATGCAGCGATGGGCTTCGTCCACCACCAGCAGCTTCTCGATGCGGTGCTGGTGCAGCAGGCGCTTGGCCTCGTCCTGGCTGACGCCCTCGCGCACCGACACCACGTCCTTGGTCATCAGCTCGCTGACCGGCTGGTTCGGGTTTGTGGCGAAGCGGACGTCGCGGTTGGTCAGGATGCCGACCAGCTTGCCGCTGCCGCGGGAGTCGCGGCTTTCCACCACCGGAATGCCGGAGATGCGGTAGTCGGCCATCAGCTGGAGCGCGTCGGCCAGCGTCTGGCCCGGCGTGATGGTGATCGGGTTGACCACCATGCCGGACTCGTACCGCTTGACCTTGCGGACCTCCTCGGCCTGCTGCTCGATGGTCAGGTTGCGGTGGACCACGCCGATGCCGCCGGCCTGGGCCATGGCGATGGCGAGGCTGCTTTCGGTCACGGTGTCCATCGCGGAGGACATCAGCGGGATGCCCAGTTCGATGGTCTTGGTCAGGCGCGTCCGGGTGTCCACCTCGTTCGGCAGGACCGAACTTTCGGCCGGAACCAAGAGGACGTCGTCGAAGGTCAGAGCTTCGCGGATCGTGGACGAGCGGGCCATCGGCGGTCTCCCGGGAGATAAAAAGGGGCCGGAAAAAAATTTGGCGCACTATACACAAGACCGTGGGCTTGTGAAGGCGCCTGAACCACAAACTGTCGTGTGCCGGGCCTCATCCGCGCAAGCCAGCCATGACCTGCGCGAACGGACCGCAGCCGGAGGTGGACCTAATCGTTCGCGTTGGCCCCACGGAAACCGGTGGCGACCACATAGGTTTCGGAGGATTCGGCGCGGCTGGCCGGCGGCTTGGCGTGGCGCACCGTGGTGAAGTCGCGCTTCAGGCGCTCCAGCAGGGACTTCTCCGCCCCGCCCTGGAACAGCTTGGCGACGAAGGCCCCGCCGGGGGCCAGCACCTCCTCCGCGAAGTCGTAGGCGGCTTCGGCCAGCGCCATGATGCGCAGATGGTCGGTGGACTGGTGCCCGATGGTCGGGGCCGCCATGTCGCTCAGCACCAGGTCGGCGGGGCCGCCCAGAGCCTCCTTCAGCCGCTCGGCCGCGCCCTCCTCCAGGAAGTCGGCCTGCATGGTGGTGGCGCCGGGCACCGGGTCCATGGGCAGGATGTCCAGCCCGACGACCTTCCAGCCCTCGCGCCCGGTCTGCACCTTGTCCACCGCCACCTGGGTCCAGCCGCCGGGGGCGGCGCCGAGGTCGACCACGCGCTTGCCCGGCCCCAGCAGATGGAACTTCTCGTCCAGCTGCAGCAGCTTGAAGGCCGCGCGGGAGCGGAAGCCGCGCTTCGTCGCCTCATGCACGTAGGGGTCGTTCAGATGCCGCTCCAGCCAGCGGGCCGAGGAGGTGGTGCGCTTGGCCGCGGACTTCACGCGGACGGTGGCGCGGCGCCCACCCGGCGTCGAGGAGGACGGAGGCTTTCCAACCATGGTCTCACATTTCCTTAATAGATTTGCCGCGTCGACCCGATCAGCTCCACGAGGATGCCCTCGCGCAGCCCACGGTCGGCGATGCGCAAACGCTCCACCGGCCAACAGTCGCACAGCGCGTCCAGCACCGCGCATCCGGCGATCACCAGATCCGCGCGGTCCTGTCCGATGCAGGGATGCCGCGCCCGCCCGTCGAAGTCCAGCGCGACGAGACGTTCGATGACCGCCCGGGCGTGGTCGATGCGCAGAAAGCTGCCGTCCACCGCCCGCCGGTCGTAGCGGCAGAGGCCGAGATGCACCCCGGCCAGCGTCGTCACCGTGCCGGAGGTGCCGAGCATCTGCACCTGCCCGGCCAGCGCCCGTTCGCGGATGCCGTTGCGCGCCTCGAAGGAGGCGATGGCCGCCGCCACCTCATCCACCATCCGCCGGTACATGGCGCGGTCGGCGTCGGCGCCGCCGAACTGTTCGGTCAGGCCGATGACGCCGCACTGGATGGAGGTCTGGTCGAGGATGCGCGGGGGCCGCCCGCGCTCCACCGCCAGCCACATCAGCTCGGTCGAGCCGCCGCCGATGTCGAACACCACGGCATAGGGCACGTTCGGGTCGAGCAGCGACGCACAGCCGGCGAGCGCGAGGCGCCCTTCCTCCTGGCTGGAGATGATCTCGATGGCGATGCCGGTTTCCCGCTCCACCGCGTCGATGAACTCGCCGCAGTTCCGGGCGCGGCGGCAGGCCTCGGTCGCCACCGCGCGGGCGGCGGTGACGCCGCGCCGCTCGATCTTGGACCCGCAGATCTTCAGGGCGGCGAGGGTGCGCTCCATCGCCGAGTCGGACAGCCGGTCGTTGCGGGTCAGCCCCTCGCCCAGCCGGACGATCCGAGAGAAGGCGTCGATGACGCGGAAGCCGCCGGGAATTGGACGGGCGATCAGCAGGCGGCAATTGTTGGTGCCGAGGTCGAGGGCTGCGAAGACCGGGCGCGCAGGGGCCGACGAACGCAACCGTCCGGTGTCGTTTTGCCGCTCGCTGTGCACCTGAAGGTCCACGTCTCCTCCCCGCCATGCTTAAGGGAGTCATCTTAACCCGGTTTCACGTCCCAGTGAAAGCCCACGAATGTCATTGAATTGTGTCCGCACGCCCACACCAAGGCATGAGAGCCGAAAAAAGGGCTATACAAGCCCTGCCCTCTTTGCTAAAAGGGCGGCCCACGACGGGACGCGGCACAGCGCCGCCCCGGCGACGGTCTGG
This genomic stretch from Azospirillum sp. TSH58 harbors:
- the guaB gene encoding IMP dehydrogenase, which produces MARSSTIREALTFDDVLLVPAESSVLPNEVDTRTRLTKTIELGIPLMSSAMDTVTESSLAIAMAQAGGIGVVHRNLTIEQQAEEVRKVKRYESGMVVNPITITPGQTLADALQLMADYRISGIPVVESRDSRGSGKLVGILTNRDVRFATNPNQPVSELMTKDVVSVREGVSQDEAKRLLHQHRIEKLLVVDEAHRCIGLVTVKDMEKAQAYPNACKDAQGRLRVAAATGTGSDGLRRAEALFDAGVDVLVVDTAHGHSLKVLDQVRAARNMSNYTQVIAGNVATAEAAKALVDAGADAVKVGIGPGSICTTRIVAGVGVPQLTAIMDVVEACEKLGIPVIADGGIKFSGDLAKAIAAGASVAMLGSLFAGTDESPGEVILYQGRSYKSYRGMGSVGAMARGSADRYFQQEVSTMKLVPEGVEGRVPYKGPVSAVIHQLVGGLRAAMGYTGSQSIAEMQAKCEFVRITNAGLRESHVHDITITNESPNYRQG
- a CDS encoding RlmE family RNA methyltransferase — translated: MVGKPPSSSTPGGRRATVRVKSAAKRTTSSARWLERHLNDPYVHEATKRGFRSRAAFKLLQLDEKFHLLGPGKRVVDLGAAPGGWTQVAVDKVQTGREGWKVVGLDILPMDPVPGATTMQADFLEEGAAERLKEALGGPADLVLSDMAAPTIGHQSTDHLRIMALAEAAYDFAEEVLAPGGAFVAKLFQGGAEKSLLERLKRDFTTVRHAKPPASRAESSETYVVATGFRGANAND
- a CDS encoding Ppx/GppA phosphatase family protein, with product MDLQVHSERQNDTGRLRSSAPARPVFAALDLGTNNCRLLIARPIPGGFRVIDAFSRIVRLGEGLTRNDRLSDSAMERTLAALKICGSKIERRGVTAARAVATEACRRARNCGEFIDAVERETGIAIEIISSQEEGRLALAGCASLLDPNVPYAVVFDIGGGSTELMWLAVERGRPPRILDQTSIQCGVIGLTEQFGGADADRAMYRRMVDEVAAAIASFEARNGIRERALAGQVQMLGTSGTVTTLAGVHLGLCRYDRRAVDGSFLRIDHARAVIERLVALDFDGRARHPCIGQDRADLVIAGCAVLDALCDCWPVERLRIADRGLREGILVELIGSTRQIY